The sequence below is a genomic window from Anaerocolumna chitinilytica.
AGAATAAATGGTTATCAGCTGCTTCCAAGAAAAGTAATTCTCCCCACGAATTTAATTCTGCGTAATTCAACCTGATACTCAATCAATGCAAAAGAACTGCCGCAAAATAAAGCTCTGCGGCAGTCCTTTCTATTCTTACATTCTTTTAAAAAAACACTTTTTCTGCTTTTCCTCTCTACTTAAAGGCAAAGAAAAGCTTACTTGGGTACCTTTCCCTTTTTCGCTTTTTATAGAAAGGCCTCTGTTATACAGCATTTTCAGCCTTTGATTGATATTCCAGACGCCAATGCCGCCTGTTTTAGGATTCTCCTCCAGCAAACAATCCAATTGCTTTCTTTCCATCCCTACCCCATTATCGGTTACAGTAAAAACAGCTTCATTTCCCTGTCTAAAGATGGAAATCTTCACAGTTCCACCGGCAATGCTCTTCAACAGACCATGTATCACCGCGTTTTCCACCAGAGGCTGCAGGATTAACGGAGGTATCCTAAAATTAAGTGTTTCGTCAAGGTCATACTCTACATTTAAACGATCACCGAATCGGGTCTTTTCAATGTACAGATATGCTTCCAGTAATTTAAGTTCCTTATCCAGGGTAGACATAGCATCCATTTGTTTAAAATCAAAGCTCCCGCGTAAATATTGTGAAAGCTCCACAACCACTTCTTCTGCTTTATCCGGAGCAGATTTGCACAGAGACACAACTGAGTTAAGGGCATTGTATAAGAAATGCGGATTGATTTGGGCCCGTAAAAATGCAATTTCTGCCTCCTGGGATTGTTTTATTGAATCCTGCCGCTGCTTAATTGCAGTAAAGTATTGCATTGACAATAGCAGTGTCATCACGGCGGCAAAAATCATCATATACACCTGCAAATAGCCGGAACTTGTCTTAAAACCAAAAGAAAACAGGATTGCATCAAGGGAATAAAAATTCACCGACAGTATGGCTACAAACAGCAGAAATCCCTCGGCTTTTCGTATATACAGCAGAATAGACTGAATAAACAACACGGATAAGATTATTGTATTGCAGACCATTACGAACATATAGATCTTAATATAGATAAATATAGGAAAAATTAAGATTATGATCATAAAAGAACCATAGGCAACAGATAAGATACGAATCAGCCGTGGCGGCATAAAACCTCTTTTAAATTTGTGGAAAACCCAGAGCATTACTATAAAGTTTCCCGTTAGAAAAAAGTCCTTTAATTTGAATGCCAAAGTAAAAGAAATATTAGGGAGAAGTAATAATAAGGGTCTTTGATCTGCCAAGGCATTCCCCAAGGCAAATAGAATACAAAAGGCGGAAAAAAGGAGCATTACATACTCATTCAAGCCATGGAATCTGGCAACTATAAAGAAATTAAAATATAAAAAAGCGATGGTTAATAGAATTGCAAAAACCGCCATGGAATATACGTAGTCCATCTGGTTCCGGTATAACATGGCTTTTTCACTGCCAAGTTCAAGAGAAACCGGTATTCCGGAATTCGGATATTCATAATTGGAGACTTGTACAATAATTTCAATCTTTTTATCGTTTACACGAAAGAATCCAACCTGAGGAGTATTACCAGATTTATATTCTTTTGAATCCAATGCCGGTACACCATCCGATAACAGTTCTTCTCCGTTGACATAGACCTTGCTGGAAAAACGGGCATTCCCTTTTTTTAGTCCCAGCACCCCATGATAAGGAATATTCTCCAATACCAGACGATAGGTAGCACTGCCGAAAGCAGGCAGCCTGTCACCGCCAGGAGCTTTTCCATTCCAAAGTGATGGTACCTGCATATATCCGGTAAGCTCCGGTTTACTCAGATTCTCCCCGGAAAAATCCGAAGGTGTCAGAAGCTGCTTCCAATAGAATTCCCACTCTCCGTCCAAACGAAGGATATTTCTACTCTTCATATCCCAATCAGAGAGCTCCATATTGCCTTTTACAGCCTTTATACCCTGGTCATGAGCCTTTGAATGGTCCGGAAGAGAAAATATTAAAAGTATTAGAAACATCAGAATAATCGTAATAACGGATAAGGACCTTTTAAGCAAGATATACCTCCATTAATCCACACTAACACAGAGTAGATACCTGGCCTGTATTTGTGCTAATGCTCTGAATTTTTTGATTTATATTAATAAACTCATATAATTTATTATATTTTATAAACCTGTATATTTCAATCTGTAGAAATATATTCCTGCTGTATTCCCTTCTTACGTTAGCATTTATTTATAATCCAAAATGACAATGCCTGCCTTCCTCTCAATATCTTTCAGATCTACCTCCAGTACCTTCTCTTTTTTTGCTTCTACCTTGGCAATCTTAACAAAGCTCTCAACCTTTCCAAATATCATTCCCGGCACCCCCAAAGCCTTCGTCCTGTAATGCATAGGGATAACAATCTTTGGCTTTAACTGCTTCATAACCTCTGCCGCATCTGCTGCATCTAAGGTATAGGTCCCGCCCACCGGTAAAAAAAGAATATCTACCCTGCCGATTTCTTTCATCTGCTGGGGGGTAAGCAAATGTCCCAAATCACCCAGATGACAGACCTTCAACCCATCAATACCGAAACAATAGACCGTATTTTTTCCTTTTTGAGCCCCGGACAGCTTATCATGAAAAGTCTCTATTCCCTTTATCGCGATGCCGGCTTCAAAAAACTCTCCGGTTTCTTTTATGTGTTTAACTTCTCCTCCGATTGCCTCTGCATTATTGTGGTCTTTGTGTTCATGACTCGTAGTAACAATCTCCGCTGTTAATGGAGGCAGTTTATACCCCAGCATATCATGATAAGGGTCCATAATAATTCCGGTGCCATTTTCTGCAGTAATCTTAAAGCACGCCTGTCCATACCATTTAATTTTCATTTAAATTCCTGCCTTTCTACAAATTTTTATTCTTAAGCCTTTTATATACGTTAAAATATACCCACACAGCATTCAGTAGTAATAAAGCACTGGTAATGTAGAACACATGCCTTATTCCAAAGGCAGCAGAAATCTGTCCCCCCAGAACAGCTCCTAAAAACACTCCCAGATAGCCGGCTGAGATAGTGATTCCAAAGATTCTTCCCGTCAGATGGCTCGGTGTTATTTTCTTAATAAGTGTATTGACAGAAGGATTGAGCCCACCTAAGGTCAGTCCCAGTAAAAACCGCAGTCCCATAAGCTGCCAGGGATTTGATACAAATGCCTGGGGGATATAAATAATTCCGGCAGCAATCAAAGCGAACAGTATAACCTTATGTACCCCAATTTTATCAGAGAGCTTTCCAAGCTGCGGAGCTGCAATTACATTGGCCAGTCCTGAAGCTGAGAATACAAGCCCGGCTATCAGTGCTACATGGCCGGCGCCTCCGTTTAGCTTTCCCACATATACCGTTACAATAGGTTCTATGGTATATAACCCGAAGGTTATGATGAAAAAGGTTACAGATAGAACGATAGTCAGCCTTTTTTCAGGAATGCTGTTCCAGATTTCTTTAAAACTGAGCTGCTGTTTCTTTTCATCCCTTTTAAAATTCTCTTTTACAAAGAACAGCGTTGTCAAAAACGCAAGGAGCATCAAGGAACCTGTAATAAAAAATACCGGCTGTAGACCGATTCTGTCTTCAATAAATCCTCCGATGGTTGGCCCTAACAAAGATCCGGCAACGCTTGCCGTTGAGAGTGTTCCAAGAGCATAACCGGCATGTTCCTTATCTGTCTGAGTAGCAATCAGCGTGGTGCAGGCGGTGCTGTAACCGGTGATGGCTCCCTGTAAGATTCTTAAAAAGATTAACGTAAAGACATTAGGTGCAAAGCCCATGCAGAATATAATCCCGCCCATTCCAAGGCTCGCTCTTAACAGCATGGGCTTTCTGCCAACTTTGTCTGCGGCATACCCCCAAATTGGGGAAAAAATTGCAGAGACAATATAAGTAATTCCAAAGGCAATACCCGATATTCGATTAATCTCACCTGAATTGCTGATTCCAAGCTGTTTTATGAAGAGGGGAAGCACCGGTGCAATCTGGCTCATACCAATTCCTGAGACAAACATGCCGAACCAGCAGACATACATATTTCTTTTCCAAAGTGGCATAAAAAAACCTCCATAGCAAACTTCTATACATTAAGCATGTACGATTAACGTGTATAGTATAGCCATGAGGGCTTTTAAATTCCATGTATAATTCTAAATTCCATGAACAATTCTGCTGTTAAATTGTGAAGGTGTTATACCCTCTGCCTTTTTAAACATACGGCTAAAATAGAACTCATCCGCAAACCCGAGCTCCTGGGCTACTTCTTTCACTTTTTTATCTCCCTCCACCAGCAGTTCCTTGGATTTATCAATCTTTAACTTATTAAAATACTCAATGATGGTATAACCTGTAGTCTCCTTGAAAGTCCTTGACATATAGGCAGGAGTCATGTGTACAAGCTTTGACAGCTCTGTCAGGGTTATCCTGGTATTGATATTTTGATGCATGTACAGGATGATTCTTTCAACCTTTAAGGATGCTCCATAATTTTCTGGTTGTTTGCTTCTGCTCTTCATAATATCAATAATCAATTGCTGAAACAGGGTTCTGGCCATGAATTCATAGCCTGGCAGTTTCTCATTCCAGCAATCGACCAGCTTTTGAAATTGCTCTTCGACCGAGTAATACTCTTTCAATTCCCAAACCGGCTGCCCAAACGGTACTTTTGCCGCTTCATGAATATTCCATTTGCCATCCTGAAAGCTTATTCCGGCAAAACTAAAATGAACTGTTAAAACTCCGGCAGGAACACTATTATCCAGTTCTATCGAATAAGGCTCATCGGGAGTTATCATTATCAGCATTCCTTTTTTTAACAGATACCGTTTATTCTGTGTTTTATAGCTTCCCTTTCCATTGCAGACAAATATCAGTTCATAATGATTTAAGGTTCTAGCCACTTTTGGGCTAAATTGCCCGGGCTCCTTGTACTTTCTGCCATTACAGTAATGAATATGAAAAAACATATCTTTAAAATTGTTCATGCCTAAACTCCCCTCTGGTGAGTAAAAGATTTTTCTTCCCACTCCCTATCCATGGTGCTGCTGTTATTTTACAGCAAAGACAAGTAATAGACAACGAAGGATATTAATGCGATTCTATCTACATCTCCTCCGGACATTCGATTCCAAGCAGGGATAGAGCATCCTTTATTGTTTTTTGAACAATGAGGCATAAAAAGACTCTTGCTTCCCGGTACCCTTCTTCCGCTGAGAGTATCCGGCATTCCTGATAGAATTTATTAAACCGGACTGCCAGGCTATAGGCATACCTTGCCAAGATAGAAGGTTCATACTTTTCAGCCGCATCCTTGATGATATCCGGATAATTACCTACCAGTTTGACCAGTTCGTAACTACTGTCCTCCTCTAAATATCCCTCTGCTATAATTTTATCCTTTCTATTTTCTTCTTTATTATCCCATGCTTTCAAACCAGCTTTTCTTAAAACACTTCCTGCTCTTGCACAGGTATATTGAATATAGGGTGCAGTCATACCATCAAAATTCAATACATCTTCCCAACGAAAACTCACATCTTTAATAAGCTGGTTTGCTAACGTCTGAAATATAACTGCACCGATACCGATTTTTTGAGCTGTCTCTTCTTTGTTTACCAGATTCGGATTCTTTTCCTCTATGGCAGTCATTGCAAGAGAAACGGCTTCATTTAGAATTTCCTCAGCATAGATCACATTTCCCTTCCTGGTAGACAATTTTTCTCCTCCTAAACTTACCAGTCCATATGGTATATGGTGCATATCCTTGGCCCATCTATAACCCATTAGTTCAAGAGCCTTAAAAACCTGTGCGAAGTGAAGTTTCTGCTCTACTCCCGTAATGTACAGGCACTGGGTAAAATCATAAGTCTGCTTCCGGTAGAGAGCTGCGGCAATATCTCTTGAGTGATAGATAGAACTGCCATCCTTCTTTGTAATAAGACAGGGAGGCATATGATATTCGTCCAAATTTATTATGCCTGCACCGTCACTTTCCTCGAGCAGATGTTTACTTCTTAGTTCAGCGACAATGGCGGGAACCTTATCCATGTAAAAGCTTTCTC
It includes:
- a CDS encoding MBL fold metallo-hydrolase, with amino-acid sequence MKIKWYGQACFKITAENGTGIIMDPYHDMLGYKLPPLTAEIVTTSHEHKDHNNAEAIGGEVKHIKETGEFFEAGIAIKGIETFHDKLSGAQKGKNTVYCFGIDGLKVCHLGDLGHLLTPQQMKEIGRVDILFLPVGGTYTLDAADAAEVMKQLKPKIVIPMHYRTKALGVPGMIFGKVESFVKIAKVEAKKEKVLEVDLKDIERKAGIVILDYK
- a CDS encoding multidrug efflux MFS transporter, which translates into the protein MPLWKRNMYVCWFGMFVSGIGMSQIAPVLPLFIKQLGISNSGEINRISGIAFGITYIVSAIFSPIWGYAADKVGRKPMLLRASLGMGGIIFCMGFAPNVFTLIFLRILQGAITGYSTACTTLIATQTDKEHAGYALGTLSTASVAGSLLGPTIGGFIEDRIGLQPVFFITGSLMLLAFLTTLFFVKENFKRDEKKQQLSFKEIWNSIPEKRLTIVLSVTFFIITFGLYTIEPIVTVYVGKLNGGAGHVALIAGLVFSASGLANVIAAPQLGKLSDKIGVHKVILFALIAAGIIYIPQAFVSNPWQLMGLRFLLGLTLGGLNPSVNTLIKKITPSHLTGRIFGITISAGYLGVFLGAVLGGQISAAFGIRHVFYITSALLLLNAVWVYFNVYKRLKNKNL
- a CDS encoding sensor histidine kinase, producing MLKRSLSVITIILMFLILLIFSLPDHSKAHDQGIKAVKGNMELSDWDMKSRNILRLDGEWEFYWKQLLTPSDFSGENLSKPELTGYMQVPSLWNGKAPGGDRLPAFGSATYRLVLENIPYHGVLGLKKGNARFSSKVYVNGEELLSDGVPALDSKEYKSGNTPQVGFFRVNDKKIEIIVQVSNYEYPNSGIPVSLELGSEKAMLYRNQMDYVYSMAVFAILLTIAFLYFNFFIVARFHGLNEYVMLLFSAFCILFALGNALADQRPLLLLLPNISFTLAFKLKDFFLTGNFIVMLWVFHKFKRGFMPPRLIRILSVAYGSFMIIILIFPIFIYIKIYMFVMVCNTIILSVLFIQSILLYIRKAEGFLLFVAILSVNFYSLDAILFSFGFKTSSGYLQVYMMIFAAVMTLLLSMQYFTAIKQRQDSIKQSQEAEIAFLRAQINPHFLYNALNSVVSLCKSAPDKAEEVVVELSQYLRGSFDFKQMDAMSTLDKELKLLEAYLYIEKTRFGDRLNVEYDLDETLNFRIPPLILQPLVENAVIHGLLKSIAGGTVKISIFRQGNEAVFTVTDNGVGMERKQLDCLLEENPKTGGIGVWNINQRLKMLYNRGLSIKSEKGKGTQVSFSLPLSREEKQKKCFFKRM
- the argS gene encoding arginine--tRNA ligase; this translates as MKKEISEELVKEIRNISSMSSSDIEKMIEIPADSKLGDYTLPCFRLAGLLKKNPKTIAEEIAVSLNIGGETAVIERAEAVNGYLNIFLNRRLYVTKIIEKASVKDYGSSDIGKGKTICMDYSSPNIAKNFHVGHLRTTIIGNSLYKLYSKLGYSVIRINHLGDWGTQFGKQIVAYKNWSSKEAVEAGGIAELLRVYIKFEEESLNKAYITEKESSLQEEARAWFVKMEQGDKEALTLWKWFKEISLKEFERIYKLLKIEFDSYQGESFYMDKVPAIVAELRSKHLLEESDGAGIINLDEYHMPPCLITKKDGSSIYHSRDIAAALYRKQTYDFTQCLYITGVEQKLHFAQVFKALELMGYRWAKDMHHIPYGLVSLGGEKLSTRKGNVIYAEEILNEAVSLAMTAIEEKNPNLVNKEETAQKIGIGAVIFQTLANQLIKDVSFRWEDVLNFDGMTAPYIQYTCARAGSVLRKAGLKAWDNKEENRKDKIIAEGYLEEDSSYELVKLVGNYPDIIKDAAEKYEPSILARYAYSLAVRFNKFYQECRILSAEEGYREARVFLCLIVQKTIKDALSLLGIECPEEM
- a CDS encoding AraC family transcriptional regulator yields the protein MNNFKDMFFHIHYCNGRKYKEPGQFSPKVARTLNHYELIFVCNGKGSYKTQNKRYLLKKGMLIMITPDEPYSIELDNSVPAGVLTVHFSFAGISFQDGKWNIHEAAKVPFGQPVWELKEYYSVEEQFQKLVDCWNEKLPGYEFMARTLFQQLIIDIMKSRSKQPENYGASLKVERIILYMHQNINTRITLTELSKLVHMTPAYMSRTFKETTGYTIIEYFNKLKIDKSKELLVEGDKKVKEVAQELGFADEFYFSRMFKKAEGITPSQFNSRIVHGI